The sequence below is a genomic window from Aureispira sp. CCB-E.
CCAAAGCTTTTTTGAAGAACAACGTTACGACCTTTAGGTCCCAAAGTTACTTTTACGGCATCTGCAAGAGCATTTACTCCTTCTTGTAATTTGTTGCGAGCGTCTGTGCTGAAGCTAATATTTTTAGCCATTTTTATATGAAGTTTTTTTATTTAAAGAATAATACTTCGTTGATAATTTTGAACTTAAATCAAAATTGTAAAATAAATATCAAATGGATTATCAGTTTTAAGTTTTGGGTGTTAATAATTTAGCTGATAAGCAATTTGATGACGTTATTACGAAGTAATGAAATAATTGAATGTTAAATTATAAAGTGATTCGAGAGGCATTAATCTAGAATCAAAAGGATGTCATCTTCTTTCATAATCAAGAAATCTTCTCCTTGGTGAGAAACCTCTTGACCTGCATATTTGCCATAAAGTACAACATCGTTTACCTTTACAGTCATTGCTCGGTCTTCTTTACCAGGTCCAACAGCTATCACAGTTCCACGTTGTGGCTTTTCTTTAGCAGTATCTGGTATAATGATACCACCTTTAGTTGTTTCTTCTGCTGCTGCAGGTTTTACCAAGACTCTATCATTAATTGGTCTCATAATAAATGTTTTGTTTTATTTAGATTAATAAGATTAAAAGTTATAGCACACTATAATCATGTCTTGTGCCAAGTCTATATTTGTGTCGTTCTGTCATATTTGTGCAGTTTGTTAGACTCGGCTTGTGTTATTTTGACAGGAGAGGCTTGGTTTTTGTCATCAGAATGG
It includes:
- the groES gene encoding co-chaperone GroES; amino-acid sequence: MRPINDRVLVKPAAAEETTKGGIIIPDTAKEKPQRGTVIAVGPGKEDRAMTVKVNDVVLYGKYAGQEVSHQGEDFLIMKEDDILLILD